CTCAAAGAAGCCGAAAGTATGTCCACTAAAGAAACACAGATTATCCCTAAGTGGAACATTATTCACTCAAAAGGGAGTATGCAGGGTAAGTGCGTAGATTTACCGCTTTTAATAGAGGGTTCAGGCACGGGAAAGTTTTACCCCTGCGGGTATCACTTTAGAAATCCCAAGTATGAGCTTGGAGACCTGACCAAACAAACTTTTCAGGAAATGGTTGAGAGTTTTCAATACTGGAAAGTAATTAAAGAGGTTCGGGATAATTTAGTTGTAGGTGCTGATTGTAAGGGTGCTTGCAGGCATTTACAGACAAACGCTTTTTTAAACAATTACTTAAATAAGCCGGAGCATATTAACTTTATATGATTAAGACCAACATAGATATGTCTTTGGGCGATGTGATTGACCGCCTGACTATTTTGACCCGCAAGATTTTCTTCGGGGAGGTTCAGGCACACAAAGAACATACAGCATTATCCGAAGGGTTAAGTAAGTTAGACATTAAACTGACCGGCGAACTCTTAAACGCAATCATTTGGATTACCCAGATGAACTTTGAGGTTTGGAACAGGGAAAACGGCTTTAGGCGGGGAGAAGAAATGACCGCCGAAGATGTCAAGAAAATGATGATTGAAGTTCGGGATATGAACAAAAGACGCATAGAATATCGTAACGAAATCAATCGGATTACCGGAACTGGATTTAAAGAGTTTAAAGTCAATCATAGGTCTCAATGAAATTAGAGGAATTAAGGCAAGAAGTTATGCGTGTGGCGGTAAAGAATAATAAAGGGCATATCGCTCCTTCTTTATCTTGCCTTGATATTTTGACTGTTCTTTATTACGAACCGGAATTTGAAAAAGATAAAGTCATTCTCTCGAAAGGACACGGGTGCTATGGGCTGTATGCTATACAGGCTGATAAGGGAGAAATTGCCAAAGAGGATTGGGAGGATTTTAATCTTCCTGGGTGCTTGGATGGCTTTGGGTCTTTGGGACACGGATTACCCATCGCCGTAGGGATAGCGTTTGGGAATAAGTTGCAGGGCAAAAAAGAGCATATATTTTGCATAGTCGGGGATGGGGAAATGCAAGAAGGCTCAATGTGGGAAGCATTAAACTTTTTACACCATTACGATTTGAATAATATCACCGTAGTCATAGACCATAACGGTCTGCAAGCTATGGACAAGGTAAACAATGTTCTTTCTCAAAGATTGTTTGACAGGTTAGTCGGCTGGGGATTTCTTCCGGGCAGGTGCGACGGACACGATTACGAGCAGTTAAAATACAGTCTTGAATATAGACCGCAGGTTTTAATTGCCGACACGGTTAAGGGTAAAGGGTTCCCTTATATGGAAGGCGTAGCCAAGTGGCACTATCGGGTTCCCAATGATAACCAGAGATGATGTCATAGACAATTTAATTCCTTATTTTAATGACCCTAGATATTACTTACTTGTGTGTGATATGGGTTTTGGCAAAGCTGATCGCCTGAAGGAACTTTATCCCGACAGAGTTATCAACTGCGGGATTATGGAGCAGGCAACGGTGGGTATTGCTTCCGGTTTAGCGGAAAGTGGTCTTATCCCCATAGTCTACTCCATAGCTTCGTTTTTAGTCTATCGGGCGTTAGAACAGATTAGGAATGATATAGTTTTGCGGGAAAAAAATGTCAAACTCATAGGCAATGGTTCGGGAGATTTCTTTAAATCATTGGGGGATTGCCACTGCTGTAAAGATGACGATATTCTCTTAATGGGCGTAATCGGTATGCCTGTCTATGACGGTAATCATTTCTATGAGTGGATTAATTCAAGCGAAGGGGGATATTTTAGATGTTAGTGGACATTATTTCATCTTTGCATAAATCAGGGGCAAGGAATTACTCCGAGCATAACGGAAAAGATAAACCCGCCTGTATGGACATCGCCCGTAAGTTCGGCAGGGATTTTTGGGACGGAAAAAGAAAATACGGCTATGGGGGGTATAAATACGATACCCGCTGGTATCACCCAGCCGTAGATATATGCCAAAGATATAACTTGAGCGATAGGTCGAGTATTTTAGATATTGGTTGCGGAAAAGGTTTTTTATTAAGCAACATTGAGGAATTGACACGATGTAAGGTCTCTGGTTGTGATATTTCCCAATATGCCTTACAGCAAAGCCCCCTAAAGAATACATTTAGGTTTGAGGCGGGGGTAGACAGAATTAAGGGGAAATTCGATTTAATACTTTGTATTAATGTTTTACATAACTTATTATTGCCGAATTTAAAACAAGCAATACAGCAGATTAATTCACATTCAAGAAACGCTTACATAGTGGTCGAGAGTTATCGCAACACCAAAGAACTTTGTAACTTACAGAATTGGGCGTTGACCTGCGAGCAGTTTTTAAGACCCGAAGAATGGGAGTGGCTATTTAAAGAGTGGGGGTATCGGGGGGATTGGGAGTTTATTTACTTTGAATAAACTGCTTACATTCTGTCCGTCAAGAATTAGACCCGACAGGATATTAGAAATGCTTGCTTCTTGGGATAGAACACGAAGCCCCTGGAATGACATTGTAATTTATGTGGCAGATGATGACCCCAGGTTAGAAGAATACAAAAAGAATTTAGCGGGTAGGAATTTAGTTATTGGTAAACGCAGGACAAAGGTGGAAGTGGACAATTATTGCACCACAGAACTTTATCCTGATTATGAATATTACGCAGAGATTAATGACGACCATATCTACCACACTAAAGAATGGGATAGGTTGCTTATCGAGGAAATTGAAAGGCGTGGGGGGTGGGGTTTCGCTTGCGGTAATAGTTCGGGTTTACCTTCT
This genomic interval from Candidatus Cloacimonas sp. contains the following:
- a CDS encoding 1-deoxy-D-xylulose-5-phosphate synthase N-terminal domain-containing protein, translated to MKLEELRQEVMRVAVKNNKGHIAPSLSCLDILTVLYYEPEFEKDKVILSKGHGCYGLYAIQADKGEIAKEDWEDFNLPGCLDGFGSLGHGLPIAVGIAFGNKLQGKKEHIFCIVGDGEMQEGSMWEALNFLHHYDLNNITVVIDHNGLQAMDKVNNVLSQRLFDRLVGWGFLPGRCDGHDYEQLKYSLEYRPQVLIADTVKGKGFPYMEGVAKWHYRVPNDNQR
- a CDS encoding class I SAM-dependent methyltransferase; the protein is MLVDIISSLHKSGARNYSEHNGKDKPACMDIARKFGRDFWDGKRKYGYGGYKYDTRWYHPAVDICQRYNLSDRSSILDIGCGKGFLLSNIEELTRCKVSGCDISQYALQQSPLKNTFRFEAGVDRIKGKFDLILCINVLHNLLLPNLKQAIQQINSHSRNAYIVVESYRNTKELCNLQNWALTCEQFLRPEEWEWLFKEWGYRGDWEFIYFE